In Astyanax mexicanus isolate ESR-SI-001 chromosome 7, AstMex3_surface, whole genome shotgun sequence, the genomic stretch gtttttatgtatgtatttgtgtttagTATAATTAATTTGTTAGATAATTCTGTCTTTTAtggaaaagtttattttttatttagacatcACAATAAGACAGTATGTTGGATATCAAAAATCAAATGTTAAACATTTCAATAACAACAAGCTGCTTTTTACTAAAACAAACAGTGTTCAGGTTGAAAATGCAGCCAATCCAGTAAAGCCTCTGATAACTACATTAGCAGTCAAGCCACATCAGCTATAAGAGGGTAATGCTTGGGTGTAAAATGTAACACAGGTAACATACAAATGCATTCGTACCAAAAAACAATCCACTTCCAGTGAAATTGATCTAGTATTAATCATATAAAACGCCAATTCAGTGCTTAGCAGTGTCGCCATGTGTGTAACTTCATTTAATAAAAACGCTTTATAAATCAACAGCTCACCCTACATGTTGATCAGTgagtgatggagggagggagTAGAGGAATGTGACACATGGTAATGAGGTTGGTCTTTTACCACGCAGAGAGGACGAGATAATGCTCAGAGTTCATTGTGTGGCAGTCCGTTCTGAGAGAGTTTATTGGTTATATCCTGCAGATGCTTCTTCAtctggagagaaaaagaggaagttGTTAAGTCCTATTATATGCTTTGTTTTATTCATAGTCCCTTATTTAGGTTGTGCTATGTATAGCTGTAAAAAATACTATGTGCACTAATTCCTAAgggagacttttattatgaagttaGCAGGGGAAATGTGTATGGGAGAGAGTTATGTTGGCAGTGGAAAGAAGGGCTGCAAAGTTAGTTTTTTTGGGGGGTAGAAAAGTGATTACAAATGCTTTAAAAGAACATGGAGCCACAAATATTGGActactgtccagaaaaggctTACTACTAGATTCTGAATcgcactgctgtgaggatctgattacaTTTAGCAACATTATAATAGGTGAGGTCCCCAACTCCcttaaggtgcttgcacactgcatgCGGTAGCCCGCTGCTGTAAGCTGACtccaagtgaaaaaaaaaaaaaactgtagtccaaccaacaaaaaaaatgtgctgtACAACACTTTCCTACACTTATATAGAGATAATAGTAGGAAGATCGCCTAGAATCAGAGCtttatgaattaatgaataaatttaacttatatagcgcctttctagaaacccaaggctttacaattaacacgttttccgcacattacacatcaacacatcCACgcaccagtgagaagcagcagccaatagcgcacagcatactctcaaccggaaacgccCGTCCACCTAGAGggctgcatcgggcactacagcaattacccaggacagagtgccaatccttatctgggcacagtcatgcacacatttacacacaccagatcaatttagagtatccaatttacctgatctccatgtttttgggctGTGGGAGGAAAACAGGGTCCCCgtaggaaacccacgcagacacggggagaacatggaaactccaccgtGGTGACACTTTATTCTGATGTTaagagacagatacagatctaCAGAGGCTGTAGTGACTCAAAACTACCAAAATGCTCCTTGCAGAAGTGACGTCTTTAAGAAGACCCTGCATATTATCATCAGCACAATGCAACCACAACTTGCCAGCGACCAGCAGAGCAACAACCCACctgcagtgtgcaagcacctttaaAAATGTACAGCAAGGATctctatcattccagagaacacagttcttccacagttcagTACTCAACCCCAGTCTTTTACCCCTCTACCCACACCCTGCATTAGATATGGTGCCCATAGTTTcacatttatctgctccagacagtcctattctattggcagtacttctctacgggtactagacaagctgtgcatGCACCTTTTTGTAGGTCCTGTAAAGTGAGCTGTTGTGGTGGAAACCAGAAGACCATTGTGAACATACATTAGGGATGCACTAAATTATTTGGCAAAAAAGCATATTTGGTGTTTAGCAGATCAAGTgaaaaaaagactgaataatcaTACGAACAAtgtctaatttatttttaagtcatgttgtgctttgtttgtttgtctgctgGAATAATAAAATGTTCGCTGGTCAataaatctttttaaaatgtaattttgcagtttttctttttaaaagcaagtcaaaacaaaataaattgagGCTATTTAATCAATTCACAGTGGCACAATGAATAAACCTGTGTTAAAACCAAATGTCTATTCTGTTCATTTTAGTAAATCCCCAACATACATTTATATTGtcacatctccaaaacagcaggagAGAGATTAAACCATGTAAATTTACAAGGGAAGTCAATGTagagagtttattttaggtactttttgagaatttctattagtctattcatcaagaaattttgacagtgtgagggacagtcagtgttcaaattatatagtaaactacaaataataaaaaaaaaatggatatacttgtttttcattggacagtgacaacatttctccaaatctttttttttttccttttaaacaaATTTGTTTCAGGTTTTTATCCtactttctccccaatttggaggCTAATTAGTATTAATATAATTAGTCACAGCTATTGCACTTTAATCAAACACACAGCCTTACCTTGTATCCCATCTCTCTGGCTTTCTCTGCAAGGTTGTTGTATTTCTCCTTGTGTCTCATGATGTGCTCCTGGTCTCCGAGAGACTCCACATGCTGCAGCTTCTGGTGCGAGTACTCCAGCTGCTCCTGATAATGCTGGTGCTTCTCCACCTTCGTCTCAAAGTGCCTCAGCTCTTCCTAAAACATCCAAAAACACCTCTCTCAAATCTCAGCTACTGAACACATGGTCACACAGCCATTTCCAACTCTAGTCCTGGAGCCACTTTATTGCACAATATtgtgtttttctgctctaaaacacCAGACTCGGCTCCAGATGGACTGGATCATTAGCTAATGATGTTTCTCAAGCATAGCAAAAACAAACAGTCAGCACAGGCATTACAAACACTTTCCCAACTGGAATAACTCCTACATTGTGGCATAATTGTGGCCTATTTTTTGTGTTATAAATTATTCAACTTGTGATACAGAAAAGCTGAAGATCTGGCCAAATTGCTTACAATCCTCTGCACCTTCTGAAAAGCTCCTGAAACAGTATTACCATTGACCAATCAAATGTCTTTAAAAGGCTTTGGTTTTGACAAACTGCATACAACAGACCCTGTTGCTCTacaatggcaaaagtcatgggacaggaactagtaccaTGTCCCATTAAAGCTAAAGAACTCTTCACTGATCTATGGGGGCTCCTGCCTGTAATGTCAAGCTCaatttatataatctaggcttgTGTTATTGGCAAAAACCTGGCTATATCCTACGGATCACGATACAGCAATACaacaattcaatatattgcaacatACAGCTCcataccacttcaaaatgatcagtttcccTCATTTTATACGTTTTAGGTACATGAttgtgtaaaataaacagttattctattatattatgtactaacaacatttctcccaaatttcaaataaaaagtagtcatttagagcagaagttctcaactggtctcagcgcAGGACCCACattttttatggtaattttcTTATGGTCATTAACCCACTTTTATAAAATACGAaccaaactaatttttttttttttaaattacctttttaaaaataaacacacatatgcatgcaaagtgaatttaagagcaatttcttaagaaactgaggaggaacagatgactacatgtataaaagttacaacAATAAAAtttatcaaaactgcacaaaataaataaggccacaaaattatatatttcacttctttgcattcagagtacattagtgaGAAactcggtaacacttcctatgaagcctgtattcataatgcattatgagtgtatttataatgcgttatatgacatacataatgccttataatgactgtaataagcttgtataataactcataagcgcttacaatgacattcataacacattataagctacaagtataaggatttataaagccagggtttataatgccttataatgtctgttcataagaacgttgaacatactaatgttgtaatgcactataacacatatatggtatattctagtattacaagttataatgcattataatgtgcatctttaatttttaaattaaagtacataacacattataaagcattatatacagtcattacaggctttaagtgaagtgagttttttatatgccttttacatgtaaattttactatgccttaatgtaatgcctcatagagcattataagtgctctttactggctttaagtgaagtctgttttggtaatgctgttatacttaaagaatattcgcttgaattaaaaaaaaaaactttcaaagcattataagtgctctttactggctttaagtgaagtgagaaacgcacatagattcacagaatggattcacaaacaagacatacaactcattcaaaaacaaacgattcaaaaacataatttattgtagttaagcaattgcaacgtattttgtaaaatattaagCAAGGATTTCCTCATGTATTTATCAAGATCAAATCACACTGTACATAGTTGTACACAGAAcaattgtgtttctatttctctcaatacATTTCAGTACAGTCAATGTGTGAGAATGCAAGTATCAGTACAGTGCTCCCACTGGCTTGGTAGAAAGCACAGGTACGGGATCCTTGGACGACTTCTGCATGACATCAGAAAGTTCTCGAAAAAGCTGTGAACAGTTCTCCTGCAATTTAACTGTACTGATACTTGCATTCTCACACATTGACTGTACTGAAATgtattgagagaaatagaaacacaattgTTCTGTGTACAATATGTGCAAttgcttaactacaataaattatgtttttgaatcgtttgtttttgaatgagttgtatgtcttgtttgtgaatccattctgtgaatctatgtgcgtttctcacttcacttaaagccagtaaagagcacttataatgctctatgaggcattacattaaggcatagtaaaatttacatgtaaaaggcatataaaaaactcacttcacttaaagcctgtaatgactgtatataatgctttataatgtgttatgtactttaatttaaaaattaaagatgcacattataatgtattataacttgtgatactagaatataccatatatgtgttatagtgcattacaacattagtatgttcaacgttcttatgaacagacattataaggcattataaaccctggctttataaatccttatacttgtagcttataatgtgttatgaatgtcattgtaagcgcttatgagttattatacaagcttattacagtcattataaggcattatgtatgtcatataacgcattataaatacactcataatgcattatgaatacaggcttcataggaagtgttaccagaaACTCTTTTTCCCCCAATATAAAAGACGAGTATGAAATGGAATGagcattatttttacattttttttatgcatcatttttcaCAAGCTGTCCACGACCCGTCCAGAACGTGTCCGAGACCCACTTTTGGTCCCGACCCTCCAATTAAGAaacacatttagagcatttatttgtagaaaagtgtctaataaaaaaataagctttcagctctcaaataatccaaagaaaacaaagttcatactcattaagatgtaacaaaaataaaatgatttaactcgggaagagttcagaaatcaatatttggtggaataaccctgatttttaaatcaaagttttCTGTCTTGGCAttttgtcctccaccagtcttacacactgcttttaggtgACTTTATGCCACTtgtggtgcaaaaatccaagcagttcatttgtaaaaaatgttaGTTGTtagtagaataaaaaatatatattatgtactTAAATACCTATTAACAGTAAAATTAGAGAAACagatcattttcaagtggtctcaatttttccccagagctgtattgtgACACGGGAAGCATTAATATATTTTGGGGTCTTGTCAAACTAATTCAGGCTGTGGAAATAAGAGATAATTTTATGTACATGCATGTCTGTGTGATCAGAAACCACTCACTTTAAGAGAATCAAGCTCATCCTCACTGAGGTTGGATCTTCTTGCCATCTCCCACAGCTCTATGACCCTGGGCTCCTTAAACTCTACAGGAAAgggataaagaaaaataaataaatagaagggagttgttttttttttctctaaaatttCATGCAGTTTGTTCATCTCTACAGTAGTACAGGAGGATGTATCATCATTAGCATCTAGCATTTAAACATGAAgcgcatttaaaaaaaagctcaCCATTGTCAGTGCTGAAGCCTTCATGAGAGATTCTGCGGAGACGCTCGAAGCCCTGGTTCAGATCCCTCATCCTCTGCTTCAGATCAGAGTGTTTCTCATGCAGTGCAGACTGCTTCCCCTCGCCCTCCACAGTGGAGATCACGTTCTTATGGATTTCTAAAATCAGACAGGACACAAGGTAAAGCTACTTACTAATGTAAGACACTAATTTCAAATTGTGTgccttttttatgtaaagctgcaccaaatatttggcaaccaaaagcAAACCAAATAAaggaaaagactgaataattcatagcaaaCAATGCTGttctttgttggtttgtttgctgggatgttaaaaatgttcattgtcctaaaaataaaaaattgttgtcttgtaattgatttttttaactgaaaagcaagtcagaaaaatacagtttaaGCTATTTAAGTTATTCAAGGCtgagaaaaatgtttttgtttggtttaattAAATAGATTGAGAAGATAAACCTTATTTAACCATTATTTGTACAAAACAACTTTAAATAATTGACAGAAGTATTTTACTTaatttgcatttgtttttttttgtaatgaattatttttattgtatatttagaGATTTACAGTGAACAGACAAGTGTTTCATTATCCCTTTTAATTTCTATTCACCCACATCAACCCCACCTGAAAGATTCTGTCTACAATAAATTGTGCTTTCTGTAGGTCTCTTGTACAATGTCCTTGTATTTCCTAACACCGCCCCCCCCCTTCTCCCTTTTCACTGATAACATCATTGTCTTCTCCCTTTACATCTTTAATTCCACTCAGCCATACCCGTATTATACTGTATCTGGATTTGCTCTGTTAATTCTACCTGAAGATAAATCTGAGTAAGAAATATCTAAAAAAGGAATGTAACCAGTGTGTAACAGAAAGTAAATGGAATGGAATTAAACTTCCACACATTCTTTTCCATAGGGGATGTAGAAGTATCAAGTTAAGATGCAGAGAGCTGCTGTTGATGCCAAGGGATCTTTTTACTTGTTTCACTAccatattaaatgttaaataagttttttgtgtattattattatttgtgtattattttaggcacattatatttgtctaTATCCTTTAACTTCAATTAAatccaaatatacagctctggaaaaaaataagagaccacttcaggttctgaatcagtttctctaattttgctatttataggtatatatttgagtaaaatgaacattgttgttcattctataaactacaaacaaactttctctcaaattccaaataaaaatatagtcattaagagccttttttgcagaaaatgagaaatggctgaaataaaaaaagatgcagagctttcagacctcaaatcatgcaaaggAAATAAGTTAATATTCACaaagttaagagttcagaaatcaatatttggtggaataaccctggaataaccaccagtcttacacactgcttttgaatagctttgtcactcctggtgcaaaaaagtcAAGCAGCtcactttggtttgatggcttgtgatcatccatcttcctcttgattatattccagaggttttcaatttggtaaaataaaaaaaagacgcataatttttaaatggtccagAGCTTTAGACCATGCATTTTATACACCTGGTTTTAAAGGGTTAAGCCTGTAGTAATGCAGCTCCACTGAGCTCACCTTCAGTCCTGCTGACTGTATCCATGACTATGTTGTACTCGTGGATCTTGTCCTTGTGGTGCTGGAATTCTCTGCGCAGgctctgcagctcctcctctGAGAACTTTCCAGAAATCTTGGCCTAGAAAAGAATAGTTTTACGGGCAGTTTTACGTGAGTTGCAGAAgataaaagagtgaaagaaagaagagaactgAGTGAGTCAGTATTATTTCCAACAGTCAAACTGGGGGATCCACTGCTGTGGGAATTCCGCACTGCTGCACACATTCAGTACTTTAAGAAATACCTGAACTAACAAGATggtaaaaatgtatcatttatatgaatgcacaaaaataaacattctaaaaaaataaagataaagtgaCTAACCTTTACTCAAAAGCTGAATACCAAATACTAGGCATGTTGTtcagaggttttttttatttattttaagtcactTTTTGCCCCACTGAATAAAATATACAGCAAATGTACAAAACTACAATCTTATTAAAAATTCTAATTCACaatttaatatcccagcagacatacctataaaagcacaaaacactTACCATTCAttcatcagcagtgctattctaattataaatttaccacagcagtTCTGCTAAAGTCACATTTAAGTAAAACTTACTCAGAGACAAACAGTCACTCTTTTGATTAACAAACTAAATGCAAAGGTTAAGTTACCTAATGTTACTATTCTAACTGCTAATGTTATTATCCAAGTCCTGCACAGCTCCTATCTTTCAGCTAAAAAACAATTAGTGCAGACAAAACAGATTGTGAAGgtaataaaaggtaaaaaattcaaatgtacagaaaaaactGCAATACAACTTAGAATAAGTTAGTCTTTTCACCTGAagtcagttgccaaatattctgtgcattagTAACCACTACTGTGTAGAGGACCATAAATACAGAATAACAAACCACATGCAGATGTGTTCACCCAGCGTCATTTAAACATTCCTTTTTTTATGCAGTTAAAAATAACCCTCAGTTGTCTCTGAAATATTGGGCGAATGTAAGCATCTGAATCTGATATATGAATGCAGCTTTCCAGTGCTTTTCAGAAGAGTTTCCAGCACCACAGACACAGCGTGCGAGAGCATTTCCAGAAAGAGAGAGGCATAAGCAATAAAAAGCCCCTAACTTACAGACTGCAGACCCTCTTATCTGCAGCTCCATTCTCCCAATACCCCGTTCAGCACAGCAGgtaatataacaacactacaaaAGCTGCTTATACCAGAGGGGGGATTTCTACTCTCAAAACTTGGAAGCTAACATTGTTTACTGCTTATGGGTTTGGTAGCTCCTGCTGCAATAAATTACttcttattaatattaaaaagtaaagctTATTATTTGAAGTGAGCTCTGTTTTGTGCCTTGAAATACAGTGCTGATGAAAGAAATCCCTAAGGAAACACTGTAATATGACTCAAAATAAAAATTGTTTGGTGTAACTTATTTGGTTGCCATATATTTGATATATCCCCAGTTGATGCTCTTTTCCGGAGGAACATAAATCATGCAAAAAGAGATGAGAATGTAGTGTTGCGATAATTTCCCTAGGACAGAATAGAGCAGTGTGTGGTGAGCTTGCCCAACAGGGGAAATCAAACCCTAGTGTTTAATAGGGAAAGAAGGTGATGCCCACGAAACTACACTAACtgctaggggtgtaagaaaatatatctaaaataatgcctcattatattatttataatactgtatcaattttcaaaaaaacagtatcaaattttatttataatttaagaTGTACCTAACTGTACCGCAAATTACAGCTCAAACCGCATCAAGTTTGCTGAGGGTACATTTCAGAAATCATTTTTTGTCATGGCTTCTATTTGGTAAGGCTCCAGATCCTATGCATGTAGACAGAATACAGTATTTCCCGAACACTTAGCCAGCTACTTTAACTAATGTTATTGAAGTAGTTAACCCTGTTTAAACTTACCTTATCATGCTTTCTGCAGTACAGATAATATAGAAGTCAGTATTTAAACTGTGCAGCGAGCAGAACGGTCTTTATTTTGTCTCATCCAGCAAAGACAGTGTTGTGGAGTCAATTTAATTTGTAGTAAACACCACAGGTTAATTCACAGATTTCACAGATTAATTTAAGGATTATCCAGCTTGTTAGATCAGATAGAAATTTTGTTTGGAATGGCCTTAATCAGACtactctattccgattgaggCGTTTACATAAAGGAGCTCTATTCTAAATGAGCTATTAGTCAGATTATGAATGGATTATTGGGCTGCATGTAAACGCAGCCACTGTATGCTCATCTTTCGCTACCAGTCTCTCTCCCGCTCGCTCACCCTGCCCTTGTaccacccacactgaaacctcactGGCCAACTAAGtatgaggagaggccaatcagaaTCCTCTGATTCTCACTATGTGCATGTCTATCTTCCTTTTTCACTCGATTGCTCGCTCACTCCATCACACATGTTAAATTCCACatcaacaatttttttatttgttttttatttgtattaaggTTTTTGTCAAGGTTGTCAAAAAACTCGACTAATCGTTTCAACCCTAGTTCTGACTGCATTAAAAGTAAGGTTTTGGGGCTCCGagtactgccactatgatcaggagatcgccggttcgaatcctgttcacgtagcttgccatcggctaccacagccctgaaagagcacaattagccttgctttctctaggtgggtagatggcactctttcccctcatcacttctaagggtgatgtcgatcagcacaaggcgtctgtgagctgatgtatcagaaccgagtcgctgcgctttcctctgagtgcgctgtgatgttactctgcaatgctgcatcagcagtagttggaaaagaggcggtggctgacttcacatgtattggaggaggcatgtgctagtcttcactcaccctactggtgttggggcatctctagtaatagggggagtcctaatgaatgggttgggtaattggttgtgtaaattggggagaaaatgggggaaaaagatagattttataaatgtgtttttatattatgacAGCTTTCATTAACTTTGATTTAAACAaataacaacatatcacaatGTTTACAGTTTCACAAgttattgctatatatatatatatatatacacaacccCTGTATTGTTATGCAAATCATATTTGCAAGTTCTTGCCGAAACACAGCCCCACCAACATCTGGAATATTCTATACCACTGTCTTTGAGACGCTGTATATTTATGGAAACAATCtacacactaaaataaataatagcacCAGAAAACAAAAGGTACACACATAATTAGATCTGTGCATTTTAAAGCCGTGGACAGTCTGCCTTACTCGCCTGTAACCTAGCAACAGCCAAGAAGCCATTAAAAAAGTACAATCCAAGTGTGAGCCATGAGTAATGACCACCACAGGTAACAAGGCTGTCCAAAAGAACAATGAACTACTGAACTAATGTCTTGTCCTTAAAACCAGCAAGGCAAGTGATTGGCAACCTCTGACCCAAATATCAAACGACATGCCGTAAGTTTTCATGTATTACAGCTTATTAAAACAGCTCAAGAACTCAAATGACAAGGAATATGACCATTTTTTAAATTGCACCATTATGAAGAACAGCAGCTCATTTATAACACTGTTCTAATAGGAAAGTCTCTCTACTCTGCAGTAGAAGTTTACGATATGCACAAAAAACTGTTGTGGGCGCTTTCACTGcagacctctacctcactctggctCCAGCTTCATTATGTCATGGATGCACAGTCTATATCTTATATGCTATAAGTCACTGTGTTATTGCTGCTCTTATAATGGGTTTATCGTAAAACTAAAATCACAATGGCGATACAAATAGGATTTATCTTACAGCCCCCTTTCAGCAGCCATCTTTGTTACTGCAATGGGCAGTTACCTCCA encodes the following:
- the lrpap1 gene encoding alpha-2-macroglobulin receptor-associated protein is translated as MELRFFILSVCLSAGVLAGKYSKEMNEQKVSKEGKTAVEFRIAKLNQVWEKANRMQLAPVRLSELHSDLKIQEKDELQWKKLKAEGLDEDGEREAKLRRNFNIILAKYGMDGKKDNRALDSNNLKDHDVREGDMFDDPRLNKLWNKAKISGKFSEEELQSLRREFQHHKDKIHEYNIVMDTVSRTEEIHKNVISTVEGEGKQSALHEKHSDLKQRMRDLNQGFERLRRISHEGFSTDNEFKEPRVIELWEMARRSNLSEDELDSLKEELRHFETKVEKHQHYQEQLEYSHQKLQHVESLGDQEHIMRHKEKYNNLAEKAREMGYKMKKHLQDITNKLSQNGLPHNEL